In a genomic window of Phalacrocorax aristotelis chromosome 8, bGulAri2.1, whole genome shotgun sequence:
- the LOC142061194 gene encoding C-C motif chemokine 5-like has translation MLNTRTVLVLVMLLTLSPRCDAAPHTPSECCFNYVKNPVQKAILKSFYKTPMDCFNPAIVFETRNGAKICANPESSWVEKAVTKLQKMKGLHAP, from the exons ATGCTCAATACAAGGACAGTCCTGGTGCTTGTGATGCTACTCACCCTCTCCCCACGCTGTGATGCAG CCCCTCACACACCATCTGAGTGCTGTTTCAACTATGTAAAGAACCCTGTCCAGAAGGCTATCCTGAAGAGTTTCTACAAAACTCCCATGGATTGTTTCAACCCAGCAATTGT GTTTGAGACCAGGAACGGGGCCAAGATCTGTGCAAACCCAGAGTCATCTTGGGTGGAGAAAGCAGTTACGAAGCTCCAAAAAATGAAAGGTCTTCATGCCCCGTGA